The following proteins are co-located in the Phragmites australis chromosome 10, lpPhrAust1.1, whole genome shotgun sequence genome:
- the LOC133931082 gene encoding MLO-like protein 9 has product MAGGGGGGNTRELDQTPTWAVASVCGVIVLISILLEKGLHRIGEFFSHRKKKAMVEALEKVKTELMVLGFISLLLVFGQNYIIKICITEHAADTMLPCKNKEDDAKKGAEHLGGVLGRPPYYTNLSPYPHRLLAEAKMSTKCPEGKVSLISINGLHQLHIFIFFLAVFHVTYSAITMALGRAKIRGWKEWEKGAAGQDYEFSNDPTRFRFTHETSFVRQHMNVLNKTPASFYISNFFRQFFRSVRRADYCALRHSFVNVHLAPGSKFDFQKYIKRSLEDDFKVIVGISPPLWASALIFLLLNVRGWHTMLWISIMPLVIILLVGTKLQGIICRMAIDITERHAVIQGIPLVQVSDQYFWFARPTFVLFLIHFTLFQNGFQIIYFLWIVYEYGMDSCFNESQQFVVARLCLGAVVQFLCSYVTLPLYALVSQMGSNMKQSIFDDQTSKALKNWRAGVKKKAPSSNSKHGGQGQGSPTASGSPTKAADSGVALTQRKHSGDADAQADGGTGLQAGAAQAAGGSGKKGQDGEYDFIKIDE; this is encoded by the exons ATGGCGGGAGGAGGCGGGGGCGGGAACACGCGTGAGCTCGACCAGACGCCGACATGGGCCGTTGCGTCGGTGTGCGGCGTGATCGTGCTCATCTCCATCCTGCTGGAGAAGGGTCTCCACCGGATCGGCGAGTTCTTCTCGCACCGCAAGAAGAAGGCCATGGTGGAGGCCCTGGAGAAGGTGAAGACGGAGCTCATGGTGCTGGGCTTCATCTCCCTGCTGCTCGTCTTCGGCCAGAACTACATCATCAAGATCTGCATCACCGAGCACGCCGCGGACACCATGCTCCCCTGCAAGAATAAGGAGGACGACGCCAAGAAGGGCGCCGAGCACCTCGGGGGCGTCCTCGGCCGGCCGCCCTACTACACCAACTTGAGCCCCTACCCACACAGGCTCCTCGCCGAGGCCAAGATGTCGACGAAATGCCCAGAGGGGAAGGTGTCGCTCATCTCCATCAACGGCCTGCACCAGCTGcacatcttcatcttcttcctagCCGTGTTCCACGTCACGTACAGCGCCATCACCATGGCACTCGGCAGGGCCAAG ATACGTGGATGGAAGGAGTGGGAGAAAGGAGCCGCGGGACAAGATTACGAGTTCTCAAATG ACCCGACGCGGTTCAGGTTCACTCACGAGACGTCGTTCGTGAGGCAGCACATGAATGTCCTCAACAAGACCCCAGCATCCTTCTACATT AGCAACTTCTTCAGACAATTCTTCAGATCCGTGAGGAGGGCTGACTACTGCGCGCTGCGTCACAGTTTTGTCAAC GTTCATTTGGCCCCTGGCAGCAAGTTCGATTTCCAGAAATACATCAAGCGGTCTCTCGAGGACGACTTCAAAGTCATTGTGGGGATCAGTCCTCCCCTGTGGGCTTCTGCTCTGATCTTCCTCTTACTCAATGTCCGTG GATGGCACACCATGCTCTGGATATCGATCATGCCACTGGTGATCATTCTGCTTGTGGGGACGAAGCTGCAGGGCATCATCTGCCGGATGGCGATCGACATCACGGAGCGGCACGCCGTGATCCAGGGCATCCCGCTGGTGCAAGTCAGCGACCAGTACTTTTGGTTCGCGCGCCCAACCTtcgtcctcttcctcatccACTTCACGCTCTTCCAG AATGGTTTCCAGATCATCTACTTTCTCTGGATAGTG TACGAATACGGGATGGACTCCTGCTTTAACGAATCCCAACAGTTCGTCGTTGCACGCCTCTGCCTTGG agcgGTGGTTCAGTTCTTGTGCAGCTACGTCACGCTCCCGCTCTACGCCCTCGTCTCCCAGATGGGCTCCAACATGAAGCAGTCCATCTTCGACGACCAGACGTCCAAGGCGCTCAAGAACTGGCGCGCCGGCGTCAAGAAGAAGGCCCCCAGCTCCAACTCCAAGCACGGCGGCCAGGGACAGGGCTCCCCCACCGCCTCCGGCAGCCCCACCAAGGCCGCCGACTCCGGTGTTGCCCTCACGCAGAGGAAGCACAGCGGGGACGCCGACGCCCAGGCCGACGGCGGCACCGGGCTGCAGGCCGGCGCCGCGCAGGCCGCCGGCGGCTCTGGCAAGAAAGGACAAGATGGCGAGTACGACTTCATCAAGATCGACGAGTGA
- the LOC133931414 gene encoding monosaccharide-sensing protein 2-like, whose translation MNGAVLVAIVAATGNLLQGWDNATIAGAMLYIKREFHLNTQPYMQGLVVAMSLIGAIIITTFSGPVSDKVGRRPLLIASSLLYFAGGLIMLWSPNVFVLLLARLVDGFGVGLAVTLVPVYISETSPPEIRGLLNTLPQFTGSFGMFGSYCMIFAMTLSRHPNWRAMLGVLSLPSLVYLALAVLYLPESPRWLVSKGRMKEARAVLEMLRGREDVSIEMALLVEGLGSGGETAIEEYVVGPAATTGEEEHDMRDQVTLYGPEQGLSWVAHPVVSGRGSMLGSAVGLASRHGSMYENMKDPVVALLGSVHEKMPESGVGSSARGSTLFPNLGSMLSVAEQPGDWDEENVPPNDDLDEEDEEEYLSDEDGDGEDKGTGLKEALLSRQSTEVESKKEAGSASQGGGMMKRYSSITGGGGGAEEASTMGIGGGWQLAWKWTDKIGPDGVSRGVVKRMYLHEEGVPGEGGSGPGDYVHAAALVSQSMLYTKDVLIGQSPTPAFANPPETVAKKAAAAGPWWRELLQPGVRHALFCGVMIQILQQFSGINGVLYYTPQILDQAGVSVLLSSLGLSADSTSILISGLTTLLMMPSIGVAMRLMDVSGRRSLLLWTIPVLIASLVVLIVANVVPMATTVHAALSTVSVIVYFCCFVMGFGPIPNILCSEIFPTRLRGLCIAICSLTFWLGDIAVTYSLPVMLNSVGLAGVFGLYAVVCCLALVFVALKVPETKGMPLEVIIEFFKVGAKGVSPASE comes from the exons ATGAACGGCGCTGTGCTGGTGGCCATCGTGGCCGCCACCGGCAACCTGCTGCAGGGATGGGACAACGCCACTATCGCCGGCGCCATGCTATACATCAAACGGGAGTTTCACCTCAATACGCAGCCGTACATGCAGGGCCTCGTGGTCGCCATGTCGCTCATCGGagccatcatcatcaccacctTTTCCGGCCCCGTCTCCGACAAAGTTGGCCGTCGCCCCTTGCTCATTGCCTCCTCTCTGCTCTACTTCGCCGGCGGCCTCATCATGCTCTGGTCCCCCAACGTgttcgtcctcctcctcgcgcgCCTCGTCGACGGCTTCGGCGTTGGACTCGCCGTGACGCTCGTCCCGGTCTACATCTCCGAGACGTCCCCGCCGGAGATCCGCGGCCTGCTCAACACGCTGCCGCAGTTCACCGGCTCTTTCGGCATGTTCGGCTCCTACTGCATGATCTTCGCCATGACGCTGTCCCGGCACCCCAACTGGCGCGCCATGCTCGGCGTGCTCTCCTTGCCGTCGCTCGTGTACCTGGCGCTGGCCGTGCTCTACCTGCCGGAGTCGCCGCGGTGGCTCGTCAGCAAGGGCCGGATGAAGGAGGCCAGGGCCGTCCTGGAAATGCTGCGCGGCCGGGAGGACGTGTCCATCGAGATGGCTCTCCTCGTCGAGGGCCTGGGCAGCGGCGGCGAGACGGCCATCGAGGAGTACGTGGTCGGGCCGGCGGCCACGACGGGGGAAGAGGAGCACGATATGAGGGACCAGGTGACGCTGTACGGGCCGGAGCAAGGGCTGTCGTGGGTGGCGCACCCGGTGGTGAGCGGGCGCGGCAGCATGCTGGGCAGCGCCGTCGGTCTGGCGTCGCGGCATGGCAGCATGTACGAGAATATGAAGGACCCGGTGGTGGCGCTGCTGGGGAGTGTCCACGAGAAGATGCCGGAGTCCGGCGTCGGGAGCAGCGCGCGGGGCAGCACGCTGTTCCCAAACCTGGGGAGCATGCTGAGCGTGGCGGAGCAGCCTGGCGACTGGGACGAGGAGAACGTGCCGCCTAACGACGACctcgacgaggaggatgaggaggagtaCCTCTCCGACGAGGACGGGGACGGGGAGGACAAGGGGACGGGCCTCAAGGAGGCTCTGCTGTCGCGGCAGAGCACGGAGGTGGAGAGCAAGAAGGAGGCCGGGAGCGCGAGCCAGGGCGGGGGCATGATGAAGCGGTACAGCAGCATcacgggaggcggcggcggcgcggaggaggcgagCACTATGGGCATCGGCGGCGGGTGGCAGCTGGCGTGGAAGTGGACGGACAAGATCGGGCCCGACGGCGTGAGTCGCGGCGTCGTGAAGAGGATGTACCTGCACGAGGAGGGCGTCCCCGGCGAGGGCGGCTCGGGGCCGGGGGACTACGTGCACGCGGCGGCGCTGGTGAGCCAGTCCATGCTCTACACCAAGGACGTCCTCATCGGGCAGAGCCCGACGCCGGCGTTCGCCAACCCGCCCGAGACCGTGGCAAAGAAAGCGGCCGCCGCGGGGCCCTGGTGGCGCGAGCTCCTGCAGCCCGGCGTCCGGCACGCGCTCTTCTGCGGCGTGATGATCCAGATCCTGCAGCAG TTCTCGGGCATCAACGGCGTGCTGTACTACACGCCCCAGATCCTAGACCAGGCGGGCGTGAGCGTGCTGCTGTCGAGCCTGGGCCTGAGCGCGGACTCGACGTCCATCCTCATCAGCGGCCTGACCACCCTGCTCATGATGCCGAGCATCGGCGTGGCCATGCGGCTGATGGACGTGTCCGGGCGCCGGAGCCTGCTTCTGTGGACGATCCCGGTGCTGATCGCGTCGCTGGTGGTGCTGATCGTGGCGAACGTGGTGCCGATGGCCACGACGGTGCACGCGGCGCTGTCCACGGTGAGCGTCATCGTCTACTTCTGCTGCTTCGTCATGGGGTTCGGGCCCATCCCCAACATTCTGTGCTCGGAGATCTTCCCGACGCGCTTGAGGGGCCTCTGCATTGCCATCTGCTCCCTTACCTTCTGGCTGGGGGACATCGCCGTCACCTACAGCCTCCCCGTGATGCTCAACTCCGTCGGCCTCGCCGGGGTGTTCGGCTTGTACGCCGTCGTGTGCTGCCTGGCGCTCGTCTTCGTGGCGCTCAAGGTGCCAGAGACCAAGGGAATGCCGCTCGAGGTCATCATCGAATTCTTCAAGGTCGGCGCCAAGGGCGTGTCGCCAGCAAGCGAGTGA
- the LOC133883758 gene encoding probable E3 ubiquitin-protein ligase ATL45 encodes MRAPASLLHAASELPSSPPPEQQQQHHEAAVLPVDSDMVVILASFVCALVCVLGLALVSRCACRLRRRRASDDPATASPPPKGLKKKAIDALPTVSFTAAACGAPAAAAPAPCSASECAICLAEFAEGEALRVLPRCGHGFHVACVDAWLRTRATCPSCRASIVTVQPPAVVAPGACGRCGGEVAAPPAGGRRAGGGADDTFLP; translated from the coding sequence ATGCGCGCCCCGGCGAGCCTCCTCCACGCCGCCAGCGAGCTgccatcctctcctcctccagagcagcagcagcagcatcatgAGGCGGCGGTGCTGCCGGTGGACTCGGACATGGTGGTCATCCTGGCCTCCTTCGTCTGCGCCCTCGTCTGCGTCCTCGGCCTCGCACTCGTCTCCCGCTGCGcctgccgcctccgccgccgacgcgCCTCCGACGATCCTGCCACCGCGTCGCCGCCTCCCAAGGGCCTGAAGAAGAAGGCCATCGACGCGCTCCCTACCGTGTCCTTCACCGCTGCCGCGTGCGGTGCCCCAGCCGCAGCTGCCCCCGCACCGTGCTCTGCCTCGGAGTGCGCGATATGCCTGGCGGAATTCGCCGAGGGGGAGGCGCTGCGCGTGTTGCCGCGCTGCGGCCACGGCTTCCACGTCGCCTGCGTCGACGCCTGGCTCCGGACACGCGCCACGTGCCCGTCCTGCCGCGCCAGCATCGTCACCGTCCAGCCGCcggcggtggtggcgccggGCGCGTGCGGGAGGTGCGGCGGCGAGGTAGCGGCGCCTCCGGCCGGTGGACGTCGTGCTGGTGGTGGTGCGGATGACACGTTCCTGCCTTAA